Part of the Pseudomonas baltica genome is shown below.
CGAAGAGGGTGAAGGCGTCGGCGGTGGCGCCAGCGAAACCGGCGATGACTTGACCGTGGTACAGGCGACGGACCTTTTTGGCGTTGCCTTTCATCACGGTATTACCGAGGGAAACCTGGCCGTCGCCGCCCATGACGACTTTGCCGTGACGGCGGACTGAAACGATGGTGGTCAAGGGAGAGTCTCCACGCAGCGGGGCGAAAATGCCCTGATGGAAACTCATATGGGGGTGTGAGGGGGGATTTCAAGCTTTGGCGGTGACGGGTTTCATCCGGGATGTGTGGCGTTCTCACAGGCCTCTTCGCGGGCAAGCCTTGCTCCCACAGGTGTACCACTCGATTCTGTGGGAGCGAGGCTTGCCCGCGAAGGGGCCGTTCGAAGCGCTGACTACTGCCGCGTCTGACGCTGTTGCAGCAGCAGATTGTTGAAGCCGCTGCCCGCCAGTTGCTTCTGCGCGGTGGTGAGCTGCTCGCGGTTGCTGAACGGCCCGACCAGCACGCGGTACCAGGTATCGTCCTTGACGGTGCCGGACTCGACGTTCACGCCCTGACCCAGCAACAGAATCTGCGCCCGCACTTTGTCGGCGTCGGTCTTGTTGCGGAACGAGCCAGCCTGCAGGAAGAACTGCGTGGTCGCAGCCGGCTTGACGATCGCAGGTGCTGGCGGCGGCGTTTGCCCACTCAGCGCCGCCTGGGCGCGGGCGGTGTCGATCTTCGCCGCTTCAGCCGGAGTGACCGGCGGTTGTGCTGGCACC
Proteins encoded:
- a CDS encoding SPOR domain-containing protein — encoded protein: MAAKKKPAPKRGASRNSAPAKKPIPGWLWMAIGLTVGAFVVFLMKLEPGKEDVKRSREEAKAAKILEANKTPPSPQVPVKPKYDFYTLLPESEVIVPPDAVPEKTPPVPAQPPVTPAEAAKIDTARAQAALSGQTPPPAPAIVKPAATTQFFLQAGSFRNKTDADKVRAQILLLGQGVNVESGTVKDDTWYRVLVGPFSNREQLTTAQKQLAGSGFNNLLLQQRQTRQ